In a genomic window of Babylonia areolata isolate BAREFJ2019XMU chromosome 3, ASM4173473v1, whole genome shotgun sequence:
- the LOC143280222 gene encoding LOW QUALITY PROTEIN: zinc finger protein 862-like (The sequence of the model RefSeq protein was modified relative to this genomic sequence to represent the inferred CDS: substituted 1 base at 1 genomic stop codon), with translation MYKLQQSEFNPLTTWLTLYPXLRYDSDKGHMYCNLCRKHAKTNSLAAGTDNFRTSTLMRHVEGSDHQLLINAPAEAANMKERQKSALGKKEEAVVVAFKAMFWLWQEGLPLLKFRSLVKLLIHLKVPNVEHLCCRENIDYTSDSSADDFLKVLSDVIDENITEKVKQSPVITIFVDESTDIIVHHKLAINVRVVDPLTLHPSTFFLTDVRLREGTGRSMFDTIKSELDKRGIPVTKVFGLGTDGASAMTGTKTGLTGQFLKENPHLHNTHCSAHRVALVSEQAADKVPAVQTFRDTVRSIYYYFHKSPAKVDGLEEVQNLLDEPVLRYKEVHAIRWLSFFSALETIYRTLDGLLTFLASRNGKSDPKAVGLSKKIGQELFLRIVYGMIDWLQPIMALSQFFQRKDIDVSIVKVNVRTCVRDLENMRDDISDLGRPRYLDVLSSDLEDGVFKGHHKVARNAAHFDTVKTAFLQAMIDNLETRFPDTEKMAQFSIFGMKPLQFVSDRDLETWGNEDMQKIADFYCNSQQHKGPDGTVYVSQPYLKCETADVLKEWMRCNTIVKHNRYPTHTLSSLWGALASLQQDGSERTFSTQNLTLTSLRNRLSSEKCDQVMRIKIEGGDMDSFDFGAAVQRWRNLKYRAIFGQD, from the exons ATGTACAAATTACAACAGTCTGAATTCAATCCTCTG ACAACATGGCTAACACTATATCCATGACTGAGATATGACTCAGATAAGGGGCACATGTACTGTAATTTGTGTCGAAAACACGCTAAAACCAACAGCCTGGCAGCAGGGACAGATAATTTTCGTACAAGCACCCTGATGCGCCATGTAGAGGGCAGTGATCATCAGTTGCTCATAAATGCCCCAGCTGAAGCCGCCAAcatgaaagagaggcagaaaagtGCActgggtaaaaaagaagaagctgtgGTGGTGGCATTTAAAGCAATGTTTTGGTTGTGGCAAGAAGGACTCCCTCTTCTGAAATTTCGATCACTTGTGAAGCTGCTGATCCATCTCAAGGTGCCAAATGTTGAACACTTGTGTTGCAGAGAGAACATAGACTACACCAGTGACTCATCAGCAGATGATTTCCTGAAAGTATTGTCAGATGTGATTGATGAGAATATTACAGAAAAGGTGAAACAGTCGCCAGTGATCACCATCTTTGTCGATGAAAGTACTGATATTATTGTACATCATAAACTTGCCATCAACGTCCGAGTGGTTGATCCACTGACTCTACATCCAAGCACTTTCTTCTTGACTGATGTGCGCTTGCGTGAGGGTACGGGAAGAAGCATGTTTGATACCATCAAGAGTGAACTTGACAAAAGAGGGATCCCTGTGACCAAAGTTTTTGGATTAGGGACTGATGGGGCATCAGCAATGACTGGGACAAAGACAGGTTTGACTGGGCagtttctgaaggaaaatccacacTTGCATAACACACACTGCAGTGCCCACAGGGTAGCGTTAGTATCAGAACAGGCAGCCGATAAAGTACCAGCAGTCCAAACCTTTCGAGACACTGTCCGCTCCATCTACTACTACTTTCATAAATCGCCTGCTAAAGTGGACGGGTTGGAAGAAGTTCAAAATCTGCTGGATGAGCCAGTGCTCCGCTACAAGGAAGTGCATGCCATACGCTGGCTTTCATTCTTTTCTGCCCTGGAAACCATCTATCGCACCCTGGACGGTCTCCTGACATTTCTTGCATCCCGAAACGGAAAGTCAGACCCAAAGGCAGTAGGGCTCTCAAAAAAGATAGGCCAGGAACTCTTCCTTCGTATTGTCTATGGTATGATAGACTGGCTCCAGCCAATCATGGCTCTCTCTCAGTTCTTCCAACGAAAGGACATTGATGTCAGCATCGTGAAAGTGAACGTGAGAACCTGTGTGAGGGATCTAGAGAACATGAGAGACGACATCAGTGACCTTGGGCGGCCTAGGTATCTGGATGTGCTTTCAAGTGACCTAGAGGACGGTGTATTCAAGGGTCATCACAAAGTTGCCAGAAAtgctgcacactttgacacagtTAAAACAGCCTTTCTGCAAGCCATGATCGATAATCTAGAGACCAGGTtcccagacacagagaaaatggcaCAGTTCTCTATTTTTGGCATGAAGCCTCTGCAGTTTGTGTCGGATAGAGACTTGGAAACATGGGGGAATGAGGACATGCAGAAAATTGCTGACTTCTACTGCAACTCTCAGCAGCACAAAGGGCCTGATGGTACAGTGTATGTTTCTCAACCTTACCTCAAGTGCGAGACAGCTGATGTCCTGAAGGAATGGATGAGGTGTAATACTATTGTGAAGCACAACCGttaccccacccacactctctcctctctgtgggGAGCTCTGGCCAGCCTTCAACAAGATGGAA GTGAGAGGACATTCAGCACACAAAATCTGACCTTGACCTCCTTGAGGAACAGACTGTCGAGTGAGAAATGTGACCAAGTGATGAGGATCAAGATCGAGGGGGGAGACATGGACTCCTTTGACTTTGGTGCTGCAGTGCAGAGATGGAGGAACTTGAAGTACAGAGCTATTTTTGGGCAGGACTAA